Proteins encoded in a region of the Pseudomonas shahriarae genome:
- a CDS encoding catalase, whose amino-acid sequence MKPPFPLHAFTPRRLLCIVTTGTLSFSALAVDLTRDNGAPVGDNQNSQTAGAQGPVLLQDVHLIQKLQRFDRERIPERVVHARGTGAHGVFTATDNLSELTQAKVFDSGTVTPVFVRFSSVVHGTHSPETLRDPRGFATKFYTADGNWDLVGNNFPTFFIRDAIKFPDMVHAFKPDPRTNLDDDSRRFDFFSHVPEATRTLTELYSNAGIPASYREMDGNGVHAYKFVNAKNEVHYVKFHWKSLQGTRNLSPKQVAQVQGADYSHMTQDLVSHINKGDFPKWDLYIQVLKPQELGSFAFDPLDATKVWPDVPLRKVGQMVLNRNPANVFQETEQVAMAPSNLIPGIEPSEDRLLQGRLFSYADTQMHRLGVNALQLPINAPKKPVNNGNQDGAMNTASTTTGINYQPSRLLPREEPAKARYSILPLTGTTQQAKIQREQNFKQAGDLYRSFSHKERQDLIESFGGSLASADDKSKHLILSFLYKADPEYGTGVTKAVKGDLLRVQALASTLSD is encoded by the coding sequence ATGAAGCCCCCCTTCCCCCTCCATGCTTTTACCCCGCGACGCTTGTTGTGCATTGTTACCACCGGCACGCTGTCGTTTTCGGCGCTGGCCGTTGACCTTACCCGTGACAACGGGGCCCCGGTCGGCGACAACCAGAACTCGCAAACGGCAGGCGCCCAAGGGCCGGTGCTGCTGCAAGACGTGCACCTGATCCAGAAGTTGCAGCGTTTTGACCGCGAGCGCATTCCCGAGCGTGTGGTGCATGCCCGCGGCACCGGGGCTCATGGGGTGTTTACCGCCACCGATAACCTCAGCGAACTGACCCAGGCCAAGGTCTTTGACAGCGGCACGGTCACCCCGGTATTTGTGCGCTTCTCATCGGTGGTGCATGGCACTCACTCCCCGGAAACCCTGCGCGACCCACGCGGTTTCGCCACCAAGTTCTACACCGCGGACGGTAACTGGGACCTGGTCGGCAATAATTTCCCGACCTTTTTTATCCGTGATGCCATCAAGTTCCCGGATATGGTCCACGCCTTCAAGCCAGACCCACGCACCAACCTTGACGACGACTCACGTCGTTTCGATTTCTTTTCCCATGTCCCGGAAGCCACCCGCACCCTGACCGAGCTGTATTCCAACGCCGGCATCCCGGCCAGCTATCGGGAGATGGACGGCAACGGCGTACATGCCTACAAGTTCGTCAACGCCAAAAACGAAGTGCACTACGTCAAGTTCCACTGGAAAAGCCTGCAAGGCACCCGCAACCTTTCACCTAAACAGGTGGCCCAGGTACAAGGTGCCGATTACAGCCATATGACCCAGGATCTGGTCAGCCATATCAACAAGGGCGATTTCCCGAAGTGGGACCTGTATATCCAGGTGCTCAAACCACAAGAGTTGGGCAGCTTCGCCTTCGACCCGCTTGACGCGACCAAGGTCTGGCCGGACGTCCCGTTGCGCAAAGTCGGGCAGATGGTGCTGAACCGCAACCCGGCCAATGTGTTCCAGGAAACCGAGCAGGTAGCCATGGCGCCTTCCAATCTGATCCCGGGCATCGAGCCTTCCGAAGACCGTCTGCTGCAGGGTCGCCTGTTCTCCTACGCCGATACCCAGATGCATCGCCTGGGCGTCAACGCGCTGCAACTGCCGATCAACGCCCCGAAGAAACCCGTCAACAATGGTAACCAGGATGGTGCGATGAACACCGCCAGCACCACGACGGGCATCAACTACCAGCCGAGCCGATTGCTCCCGCGTGAAGAGCCGGCCAAGGCGCGCTACAGCATCCTGCCCCTGACCGGCACTACGCAGCAGGCCAAGATCCAGCGCGAACAGAACTTCAAGCAGGCCGGCGACCTGTATCGCTCCTTCAGCCATAAAGAGCGCCAGGACCTGATCGAAAGCTTCGGCGGCTCACTGGCCAGTGCGGACGACAAGAGCAAGCACCTGATCTTGTCCTTCCTGTACAAGGCCGACCCTGAGTACGGCACCGGCGTCACCAAAGCGGTGAAAGGCGACCTGTTACGCGTCCAGGCATTGGCTTCGACGTTGAGCGACTGA
- a CDS encoding C40 family peptidase: protein MDNLVSRAHELIGTPYKWGGASVSKGFDCSGLIVYLFRSEAGINIPRTTASMLSSPAKTIYRNQLKSGDAVFFKHNGANRMRHVGIYIGGGRFIHSPRTGKSIRIDSLNNSYWNKSYYTAKRFH from the coding sequence ATGGACAATCTTGTATCGCGAGCCCACGAGTTGATTGGTACGCCCTACAAGTGGGGTGGTGCTTCAGTGAGCAAAGGGTTTGATTGCAGCGGGTTGATTGTTTATCTGTTTCGCAGTGAAGCAGGCATCAATATTCCGCGTACGACCGCCTCAATGCTCAGCTCACCGGCTAAAACGATCTACCGTAATCAACTAAAGTCCGGAGATGCTGTTTTTTTCAAGCATAATGGCGCGAACCGCATGCGGCATGTGGGGATTTATATCGGTGGTGGTCGGTTTATTCATTCGCCCAGAACAGGTAAAAGTATCCGCATCGACTCGTTGAACAATAGCTACTGGAATAAAAGTTATTACACAGCGAAACGCTTTCATTGA
- a CDS encoding fimbrial biogenesis chaperone, which yields MSPLNHLPFCRSLLWISALIAALLALAPCAQATVKIEGTRLIYFGQYKEASINIVNQSPSELAVQSWVTREDDDATSPVPFAVVQPLVRLDAQQHHLLRILYAGAGLPSDVESMFLLNVMEIPLKPEAADSVQFAVRQRLKLFYRPAGLAGSSSEAVPQLVWSRTDGQTLTVTNPSAFHLSLVDVQVDKGGQVQVLDDYLLLKPGERKVFSTQAPISVGSQINFTEITDIGLQARHRAVLK from the coding sequence ATGTCACCTCTCAACCACTTGCCATTCTGCCGCTCCCTGCTTTGGATCAGTGCGCTGATTGCAGCGTTGCTGGCCCTGGCGCCCTGTGCGCAGGCGACGGTCAAGATTGAAGGCACGCGCCTGATCTACTTTGGCCAATATAAAGAAGCCAGCATCAATATCGTCAATCAGTCCCCCAGCGAACTGGCGGTGCAAAGCTGGGTCACCCGCGAGGACGATGATGCAACGTCGCCGGTGCCCTTTGCCGTGGTCCAGCCGCTGGTTCGCCTGGATGCTCAACAGCATCACCTGCTGCGCATTCTGTACGCCGGCGCAGGCTTGCCCAGCGATGTGGAGTCGATGTTCTTGCTTAACGTCATGGAAATCCCGCTGAAGCCGGAAGCCGCCGACAGTGTGCAATTTGCCGTGCGCCAGCGCCTCAAGCTGTTCTATCGCCCGGCCGGGCTGGCAGGCAGTTCGTCAGAGGCCGTGCCACAACTGGTATGGAGCCGCACCGATGGGCAAACCCTGACCGTCACCAATCCCAGTGCGTTTCATCTGTCCCTGGTGGATGTGCAAGTCGACAAAGGCGGCCAGGTTCAAGTGCTGGATGACTACCTATTGCTCAAGCCCGGTGAGCGCAAAGTCTTCAGCACCCAGGCCCCCATCAGCGTCGGGAGCCAAATCAACTTTACCGAAATCACCGATATCGGCTTGCAGGCCCGCCATCGCGCGGTTCTCAAGTGA
- a CDS encoding fimbrial protein yields the protein MSPLKYLLVATLLACAALPATSYALACRVDGSGSVADTAPLGTALAVAADAPDGTIIWESGPRSVNVICKDDFEHGREEVFFYLNPASVSIGKGIRAGIRYNSVPITQSSGKYGTGFYSDRGCNLSNCVGWDKARFTLNFSVFIEKFGSTPQNGQASTLSQYRVFQLDGITGLNSRPNSNLNYIVTGVNDIRFVPCTPDLTITPSVVNFPKPSRLAKVGEVASTATFNLSLRKACDTPYTVSARFATTPGGGSVIDGLLVPANNSSVGIALSWDYTHQNLPFNEWFPLAKMNGANQTFRQDFRADLKWRALPQPGAFDAAVVVDMFYK from the coding sequence ATGTCACCTCTTAAATACCTACTCGTGGCCACCCTGCTTGCCTGCGCTGCCCTCCCCGCTACCAGCTATGCGCTGGCCTGCCGGGTGGACGGTAGCGGCTCGGTCGCCGACACCGCACCGCTGGGTACCGCATTGGCGGTGGCGGCCGATGCGCCGGATGGCACGATTATCTGGGAGTCGGGCCCACGCTCGGTCAACGTGATTTGCAAGGATGACTTTGAGCACGGCCGCGAAGAAGTGTTTTTTTACCTGAACCCGGCAAGCGTCAGTATCGGCAAGGGCATTCGCGCCGGGATCCGCTATAACTCAGTGCCCATCACCCAAAGCAGTGGCAAGTACGGTACAGGGTTCTACTCCGACCGCGGTTGCAACCTGTCAAATTGCGTCGGTTGGGACAAGGCCCGGTTCACCCTCAACTTCAGCGTGTTTATCGAGAAGTTTGGTAGCACGCCGCAAAACGGCCAGGCCAGCACCCTGTCGCAATACCGGGTCTTTCAACTGGACGGGATTACGGGGCTCAACAGCCGGCCCAACAGCAACCTCAACTACATTGTCACCGGCGTGAACGACATCCGCTTTGTGCCCTGTACGCCAGACCTGACGATTACCCCCAGCGTCGTCAACTTTCCCAAACCCTCGCGCCTGGCAAAGGTCGGTGAAGTGGCGAGCACCGCTACCTTCAATCTGAGCCTGCGCAAAGCCTGTGACACTCCGTACACGGTGAGCGCTCGCTTCGCCACGACACCGGGCGGCGGGAGCGTGATCGATGGTTTGTTGGTGCCCGCTAATAACAGCTCCGTGGGCATCGCGTTATCCTGGGACTACACCCATCAAAACCTGCCATTCAATGAATGGTTCCCCTTGGCCAAAATGAATGGTGCCAACCAGACCTTCCGCCAAGACTTCAGGGCTGATTTGAAGTGGCGCGCCCTGCCTCAGCCTGGTGCGTTCGATGCCGCGGTGGTCGTCGATATGTTCTACAAGTAA
- a CDS encoding ATP-binding protein gives MRFKSYLLQINPVLSRPEAARRLLRLFAIVLLIGIFSGVYTFLLSTFNNDISQRRGYMSTAIAEAHTFFTTREALLESLSLSAVRKSMQAKAQAYPASSEEQRLQLGSTPGNQWSIWLTSRMRNYLKVKQVNLLYVTAGPNPQLTRLYDSTAQVLPFSQCMLNRLRTLKKRNPVDPGELWLSDQSEGHSHLYLFILLDARDPNSGWLGLEMESHEVSMTLNDQSAGEFMMLNSKGMLVFTNSHEPQLNQSLLEPQGANFFGFVGSGLLPDHLVIRKQLKSSDWQLMYSINLRDVVRGLWRELLGSLVFCLFSVTLIWLVMRRVNQRFIIPSINGIQALIESEAFSRDVIQTAPVALCVLRRTDGQVVLENTLAQHWLGNGLEREALCTGWIRQAFDSAPSGHCDYFETLDGRHLYLSSAPTRYRGEDVLFCAFSDISARKQVEAALEEARQSADAANAAKTLFLATMSHEIRTPLYGVLGTLELLARTQLDNQQKDYLHAIEGSSATLLQLICDVLDVSKIEAGQLALELSEFSPLDLVNEIIQGYAAAAMGKGLQLYACFDPKLPERLIGDVTRIRQILNNLLNNAVKFTDYGRVVLRVKLLDRDDERSSVLWQVSDTGKGIAQEDQAMIFEPFYQTEGNTNVVAGTGLGLPICQRLTQLMNGHIRMVSELGLGSSFSLTLPLEEAPCTPMSSLLAETIYVVSPIPELAQSIGGWLRRWGARAQIGQPTHPEGQLLLELHPGSFEQPLVPAWPGPVILVSSNSSNGQQSETGAWHANLNQLSAIHQAVSQAQGLWVARVDEQAHTRELRKLNLHVLVAEDNVINQLILRDQLEELGCTVELACDGHEALLLCKASHFDVVLTDVNMPRVNGYELARELRSQGCSLPIIGATANAMRGEADLCLAAGMNYCLVKPFALRALFNYLEPYARIPHEAL, from the coding sequence ATGCGATTTAAAAGTTATCTGCTCCAGATCAATCCCGTCCTGTCCCGACCCGAAGCAGCCAGAAGGCTGCTTCGTCTTTTCGCCATCGTGTTGTTGATTGGCATCTTTAGCGGTGTCTACACGTTTCTGCTGTCCACATTCAACAATGACATCTCTCAGCGGCGTGGCTACATGAGCACCGCGATTGCCGAAGCCCATACGTTTTTCACTACCCGCGAAGCCTTGCTCGAAAGCCTGAGCCTGTCGGCGGTGCGCAAATCCATGCAGGCCAAAGCGCAAGCGTATCCGGCTTCCAGCGAAGAGCAGCGCCTGCAGTTGGGCAGTACACCGGGCAACCAGTGGAGCATCTGGCTGACCTCACGCATGCGCAACTACCTGAAGGTCAAACAGGTCAACCTGCTTTACGTGACCGCCGGCCCCAACCCGCAATTAACCCGACTCTACGATTCGACGGCGCAGGTATTACCGTTCTCCCAATGCATGCTCAATCGCCTCAGGACGCTGAAGAAACGCAACCCAGTGGACCCTGGCGAACTCTGGCTGAGTGACCAGAGCGAAGGGCATTCACATTTGTATCTATTCATTCTGCTGGATGCGCGTGACCCCAATTCCGGCTGGCTGGGCCTGGAAATGGAAAGCCACGAAGTGTCCATGACCCTCAATGACCAGAGTGCGGGCGAGTTCATGATGCTCAATTCCAAGGGCATGCTGGTCTTTACCAATAGCCACGAACCCCAGTTGAACCAGTCATTGCTCGAGCCCCAGGGTGCGAACTTTTTCGGTTTTGTCGGCAGTGGCCTGCTGCCGGATCATCTGGTCATTCGCAAGCAACTCAAGTCGTCGGACTGGCAACTGATGTACTCGATCAACCTGCGGGATGTGGTCCGCGGATTGTGGCGCGAACTGCTCGGTTCGCTGGTGTTTTGCCTGTTCAGTGTGACGCTGATCTGGCTGGTGATGCGCCGGGTCAACCAGCGCTTCATCATCCCCTCGATCAACGGGATTCAGGCACTGATTGAAAGCGAGGCCTTCAGTCGCGACGTGATCCAGACCGCGCCGGTCGCCTTGTGCGTGCTGCGTCGCACCGATGGCCAGGTTGTGCTGGAAAACACCCTGGCCCAGCATTGGCTGGGTAACGGCCTGGAGCGCGAAGCGCTGTGCACCGGCTGGATCCGCCAGGCGTTCGATAGCGCTCCGTCCGGGCATTGCGACTACTTCGAGACCCTCGACGGCCGCCACCTTTACCTCAGCAGCGCGCCTACCCGCTATAGAGGCGAGGACGTGCTGTTTTGCGCCTTCAGTGATATCAGTGCGCGCAAGCAAGTTGAAGCCGCCCTGGAAGAGGCCCGGCAGTCGGCCGACGCAGCGAATGCCGCGAAAACCCTGTTTCTGGCGACCATGAGCCATGAAATACGCACGCCGCTGTATGGCGTACTGGGCACCCTGGAGCTGTTGGCCCGCACCCAGCTCGACAACCAGCAAAAAGACTATCTGCATGCAATAGAAGGCTCTTCGGCCACCTTGTTGCAACTGATCTGCGACGTACTCGACGTGTCGAAGATCGAGGCCGGGCAACTGGCTCTGGAACTGAGTGAGTTCTCGCCGCTGGACCTGGTCAATGAAATCATCCAGGGCTATGCCGCCGCTGCCATGGGCAAGGGCTTGCAGCTCTACGCCTGCTTTGACCCCAAGTTGCCCGAGCGGTTGATCGGGGATGTCACGCGCATTCGCCAGATCCTCAATAACCTGCTGAACAACGCCGTGAAGTTCACCGACTACGGGCGCGTGGTGCTAAGGGTCAAGTTGCTGGACCGCGACGACGAGCGCTCCAGCGTTCTGTGGCAAGTGTCCGACACCGGCAAAGGGATTGCCCAGGAAGACCAGGCGATGATTTTCGAACCTTTCTACCAAACCGAAGGCAACACCAACGTGGTGGCCGGGACCGGGCTCGGCTTGCCGATTTGCCAGCGCCTGACGCAATTGATGAACGGGCATATCCGTATGGTCAGCGAACTGGGCCTGGGCAGCAGTTTCAGCCTGACCCTGCCCCTGGAAGAGGCGCCCTGTACGCCCATGAGCAGCTTGTTGGCAGAGACGATCTATGTGGTTTCGCCGATCCCCGAACTCGCTCAATCCATCGGCGGCTGGTTACGCCGTTGGGGCGCCCGCGCACAGATCGGCCAGCCGACCCACCCCGAGGGCCAGTTACTGTTGGAACTGCATCCAGGCAGTTTCGAACAGCCACTGGTGCCCGCCTGGCCGGGGCCGGTAATCCTGGTGAGCAGCAACAGCAGCAATGGCCAGCAGAGCGAGACCGGCGCGTGGCATGCCAACCTCAATCAGTTGAGCGCGATTCACCAGGCTGTCAGCCAGGCGCAAGGGTTGTGGGTGGCCAGGGTCGACGAGCAGGCGCACACGCGTGAACTGCGCAAGCTCAACCTGCATGTGCTGGTGGCCGAGGACAACGTTATCAATCAATTGATTTTGCGCGATCAGCTTGAGGAACTTGGCTGCACCGTGGAGTTGGCCTGCGATGGTCATGAAGCGCTGCTGCTGTGCAAGGCCTCACACTTCGATGTGGTACTGACGGATGTGAATATGCCCAGAGTCAACGGCTATGAATTAGCCAGGGAGTTACGCAGCCAAGGTTGCTCGCTGCCCATCATCGGGGCTACCGCCAACGCCATGCGCGGCGAGGCCGACTTGTGCCTGGCCGCAGGTATGAACTATTGCCTGGTCAAACCCTTTGCGTTGCGGGCCCTCTTTAATTACCTGGAGCCTTACGCACGGATCCCCCATGAAGCGCTATAG
- a CDS encoding EAL domain-containing response regulator, with protein MKRYSILIVEDHPLQHLYLQNLLNELGDFMLEAAQDGNEALERLRQRDFDLVLTDLLMPGMDGVQFIQSLATLRCKPALAIMSAASRRMLMAASLVAKNLDVKVIGLISKPVAADALRSLVGQLNHKDRSPDPSLPAAAEIGRHTLLQAMGNGQIQAWFQPKKSLANGRIVAAEALVRWMHPEQGLMLPAAFLPAIKTFELEERLLWLVLKQAIHAQERWRQRGYDVPVSINLPTHLLNSHDLADRLLDFVLDNQGIPGMICFELMECSVPQDISNFYAGACRLRIKGFGLSQDDFGKGYSSYLNLVSTPFTELKIDQALVQGCHDNEGMTSALASIIALGRKLGLTVVAEGVETPQQLALLRKIDCTQVQGFLISQAVSSEQFQQLLNNDGPATSH; from the coding sequence ATGAAGCGCTATAGTATTTTGATCGTCGAGGACCATCCTCTGCAGCACTTGTACCTGCAGAACCTGCTCAATGAATTGGGAGACTTCATGCTTGAAGCCGCCCAGGATGGGAACGAGGCACTGGAGCGTTTGCGCCAGCGGGATTTCGACCTGGTGCTGACTGATCTGCTGATGCCCGGCATGGATGGCGTGCAGTTTATCCAGAGCCTGGCAACCCTGCGCTGCAAGCCCGCCCTGGCCATTATGAGTGCCGCGTCGCGGCGCATGTTGATGGCGGCCAGCCTGGTGGCGAAAAACCTTGATGTGAAAGTCATCGGTCTGATTTCAAAACCCGTCGCCGCCGACGCGCTGCGCAGCCTGGTCGGCCAACTCAATCACAAGGATCGCAGCCCTGACCCGTCGCTCCCCGCCGCAGCGGAAATTGGTCGGCATACGCTGCTCCAGGCCATGGGTAACGGGCAAATCCAGGCGTGGTTCCAACCCAAGAAATCCTTGGCCAACGGCCGTATCGTCGCCGCTGAAGCGCTGGTGCGCTGGATGCACCCCGAACAAGGGCTAATGTTGCCCGCGGCGTTTTTGCCGGCAATCAAGACCTTCGAACTGGAGGAGCGCTTGCTGTGGCTGGTGCTCAAGCAGGCCATTCATGCGCAGGAGCGATGGCGTCAGCGCGGATACGATGTTCCAGTGTCGATCAACCTGCCGACCCACCTGCTCAATAGCCATGACTTGGCAGACCGCCTGCTGGATTTTGTCCTGGATAACCAGGGTATTCCGGGGATGATCTGCTTCGAACTGATGGAGTGCTCGGTGCCCCAGGACATCAGTAACTTCTATGCCGGAGCCTGCCGCCTGCGTATCAAGGGGTTTGGCCTGTCCCAGGACGATTTCGGCAAAGGCTACAGCTCATACCTGAACCTGGTCTCGACCCCTTTTACCGAGCTCAAGATCGACCAGGCGCTGGTACAAGGCTGCCACGATAACGAAGGCATGACGTCGGCCCTGGCCAGTATCATCGCACTGGGCCGTAAACTGGGGCTGACCGTGGTTGCCGAAGGCGTCGAAACGCCCCAGCAACTGGCCCTTCTGCGCAAAATTGATTGCACTCAAGTTCAGGGTTTCCTGATCTCTCAGGCAGTCTCCTCGGAACAATTTCAGCAACTGTTGAACAATGATGGCCCCGCGACATCTCATTAG
- a CDS encoding hybrid sensor histidine kinase/response regulator, which produces MKHNDAILEAFTRSSLRLNKGLMVVLGLALLLAGTSYWALQRVIDEQYAAVRFHFARLMENIQEQETFLRTLAQPAIQRDLISDKNTQASLKGQRLDAYNTRFEGREFAFSVPFSSRFDEQRVSAGEQQKIFALGTHLASYYSAFWSSSPYPSPHAFVFNRLVNYYITVPAVGYQRGGKTAYNGPSAERADAVQQRLGQLPQPLADNQLYWEAYVTSGEDPAPPRLLAYIGITLNPQVMRRHEGNKQVLVATLLDMAQVNDVERTIESSVYDRFTLLSPSGQTLAGPSVLASSLSEGLNFRANGLEFKITHDTEQQWTAIYGISYKHFFRYAFWPLTSLALFICAVLAISWAGTRWYRKQVIRPARQAHERIAESVAFSRVIIDTAPTGLCVVGRADGQVLIENQRAQQWPGTTRLVAALSRIQESAESGETYLEIEGRHLQVGFVSTRYQGQDVRLYAFSDVTRHVEDALALEDARRAADAANEAKTLFLATMSHEIRTPLYGVLGTLELLGLTPLDPRQKTYLHTIQRSSATLFQLISDVLDVSKIESGQMAIESIEFCPLDMLEDTLHTYTAFAQRKGLQLYGCIDAQLPDCVVGDPMRIRQILNNLVSNAVKFTDIGRVVIRARAVRRGDDRVDLEWQVTDSGVGISQAQQAKLFDLFYQAPDTAGQGGAGLGLPICRWLAEMMDGQIKVVSEPGLGSSFTLKMRLPLGTSELPGLTPIEPSTSPVYVQAPVRELAESLCDWLNRLGIQATLAALPLEQQSAQAVLVDMLPAGPLQPWDGPRVLCVPGAHSPPLCTAQGWEVDMHDVRAIASVVALAQQGKQASALRVEQQSAGQLELRILVAEDNPVNQEIIKEQLEALGCTVTLADNGEQAMHLWQPQAFDLVLTDINMPLMNGYELARILREHDPQLPIIGVTANAMREEGIRCLAVGMNAWLVKPLSLQTLRAQLIKLCKPTLRAELLVIDTVQLSDKMRPLFISSVQQDLQRISAALEQRDCRCLAETLHSVAGALGAVQALDLAQACIELESQLAVGRLNAGLELRITQVIGRLSALLGAQL; this is translated from the coding sequence ATGAAGCACAACGACGCCATCCTTGAAGCATTCACCCGCAGCTCACTGCGCCTGAATAAAGGGCTGATGGTGGTGCTCGGTCTCGCATTGCTGTTGGCGGGCACCAGTTACTGGGCACTGCAGCGAGTGATCGACGAGCAGTACGCCGCCGTGCGTTTTCATTTTGCCCGGCTGATGGAAAATATCCAGGAACAGGAAACGTTCTTGAGAACCCTGGCGCAGCCCGCTATCCAGCGCGATCTGATCAGTGACAAAAACACCCAGGCCAGCCTCAAGGGGCAAAGGCTGGATGCGTACAACACGCGTTTTGAAGGCCGCGAGTTCGCCTTTTCGGTGCCCTTCAGCAGCCGATTCGATGAGCAACGGGTCAGCGCTGGCGAGCAGCAGAAGATATTTGCCCTGGGGACCCACCTGGCCAGTTACTACAGCGCATTCTGGTCATCGTCGCCCTACCCTTCACCCCATGCGTTTGTCTTCAATAGGCTCGTCAACTACTACATAACGGTGCCGGCGGTCGGCTACCAGCGCGGCGGGAAGACCGCCTACAACGGCCCCTCCGCCGAGCGGGCCGACGCCGTGCAACAAAGGCTGGGGCAACTGCCTCAGCCTCTGGCGGACAATCAGCTTTACTGGGAAGCCTACGTCACGTCCGGCGAAGACCCTGCGCCTCCGCGTCTGCTGGCCTACATCGGCATTACCCTGAACCCCCAGGTGATGCGCAGGCATGAAGGCAATAAACAGGTGCTGGTGGCCACCCTGCTGGATATGGCGCAAGTCAACGATGTGGAGCGCACGATCGAGTCGTCCGTCTACGACCGCTTCACCCTGCTCTCACCCAGCGGCCAGACGCTGGCGGGGCCGTCTGTCCTGGCCTCTTCGCTGAGTGAGGGACTCAACTTTCGGGCCAACGGCCTGGAGTTCAAAATTACCCACGACACCGAGCAGCAGTGGACCGCGATCTATGGGATCAGCTACAAGCATTTTTTTCGCTATGCCTTTTGGCCGCTGACCAGCCTGGCGCTGTTTATCTGTGCGGTGCTGGCGATCTCCTGGGCCGGCACCCGCTGGTATCGCAAGCAAGTCATTCGCCCGGCGCGCCAGGCCCATGAACGCATCGCAGAGAGCGTGGCCTTTAGCCGTGTGATCATCGACACCGCGCCCACTGGGCTGTGTGTGGTGGGCCGCGCAGATGGCCAGGTGTTGATCGAGAACCAGCGGGCGCAGCAATGGCCGGGCACGACCAGGCTGGTGGCTGCCCTCAGCCGCATCCAAGAGAGTGCAGAGAGCGGCGAAACCTACCTGGAGATCGAGGGCCGGCATTTGCAGGTTGGCTTTGTCTCGACCCGTTACCAGGGCCAGGATGTGCGCCTGTATGCGTTCAGCGACGTCACCCGCCATGTCGAGGATGCCTTGGCCCTGGAAGATGCCAGGCGGGCCGCCGACGCGGCCAACGAAGCCAAGACGCTGTTCCTGGCGACCATGAGCCATGAAATTCGCACGCCTTTGTATGGCGTGCTGGGCACCCTGGAATTGCTCGGGTTGACGCCCCTGGACCCACGCCAGAAAACCTACCTGCACACGATCCAGCGCTCATCTGCGACGTTGTTCCAACTGATCAGCGACGTGCTGGATGTGTCGAAAATAGAATCCGGGCAGATGGCAATCGAATCCATCGAGTTCTGCCCCCTGGACATGTTGGAAGACACGCTGCACACCTACACCGCCTTCGCCCAGCGCAAGGGCCTGCAACTGTATGGCTGCATTGACGCGCAACTGCCGGACTGCGTAGTCGGCGACCCCATGCGTATCCGCCAGATCCTCAACAATCTGGTGAGCAATGCCGTCAAGTTCACCGACATCGGGCGCGTGGTGATTCGGGCCAGGGCCGTGCGTCGCGGCGACGATCGCGTCGACCTCGAATGGCAGGTGACCGATTCTGGCGTGGGCATCAGCCAGGCGCAGCAAGCCAAGCTGTTCGATTTGTTCTACCAGGCCCCGGACACCGCCGGCCAAGGCGGCGCAGGGTTGGGGCTGCCAATTTGTCGCTGGCTGGCCGAGATGATGGACGGCCAGATCAAGGTCGTCAGCGAACCCGGCCTGGGCAGCAGTTTTACCTTGAAGATGCGCTTGCCGCTCGGCACCAGCGAGCTGCCGGGCCTCACGCCCATTGAACCGAGTACTTCACCTGTGTATGTGCAGGCACCCGTGCGCGAGTTGGCGGAGTCCCTGTGCGACTGGCTCAACCGCTTGGGTATCCAGGCCACGTTGGCGGCGCTGCCCCTGGAGCAACAGAGTGCGCAGGCGGTGCTGGTGGATATGCTGCCTGCCGGCCCCCTGCAGCCATGGGATGGACCGCGGGTGCTGTGTGTGCCGGGCGCGCATAGCCCGCCTCTGTGCACCGCGCAGGGCTGGGAAGTGGATATGCATGATGTGCGCGCCATTGCGTCAGTGGTTGCCCTGGCACAGCAAGGTAAACAGGCGTCAGCGCTGCGTGTCGAGCAACAGAGCGCGGGGCAGTTGGAGCTGCGCATTCTGGTCGCCGAAGACAATCCGGTGAACCAGGAAATCATCAAGGAGCAACTCGAGGCCCTCGGCTGCACGGTGACGCTGGCAGACAATGGCGAGCAAGCCATGCACCTGTGGCAACCCCAGGCCTTTGACCTGGTGCTGACGGATATCAATATGCCGTTGATGAACGGCTATGAACTGGCCCGCATCCTCAGGGAGCATGACCCCCAATTGCCTATCATCGGTGTCACCGCCAATGCCATGCGCGAGGAAGGCATTCGTTGTCTGGCGGTCGGGATGAATGCCTGGTTGGTAAAACCCTTGAGCCTGCAAACCCTGCGTGCGCAATTGATCAAACTGTGCAAACCGACATTGCGCGCCGAGCTGCTGGTGATTGACACGGTGCAGCTGTCGGACAAAATGCGCCCGTTGTTTATCAGCAGCGTGCAGCAAGACTTGCAGCGCATCAGTGCCGCTCTTGAGCAGCGTGATTGCCGGTGCCTGGCTGAAACCCTGCACTCGGTTGCCGGCGCATTGGGTGCCGTGCAGGCACTCGACCTGGCCCAGGCGTGCATCGAGCTGGAAAGCCAGTTGGCAGTCGGGCGGCTCAATGCCGGGCTGGAACTGCGGATAACGCAGGTTATCGGCAGGCTGTCGGCCTTGCTCGGGGCGCAGCTATGA